The sequence TCGTACGAGACAAAACCTGCTGACGCTGTTCGGCAAAATCAACTTCGGCTATCAACGCCGTATTCAGTTGCTCATTACTACGTAAGAACTAAAATGTACCAGAACTTGTGAACTTAATGGCGTCGATCACTGGCATGGCAATGTGTATGCATTCAACTTGGAACTGATCGTTGCTCATTAGACGGTTTCCTATTCTCACTTCAAACCCATTAGCCTGCAGGCCATAACAACATCTTTCAAACCAGCATTTCACGGGGCTCGATATTTTATTGCTATTATAAAAGACTACGGCGTACAAGATAGAATGTAGTGGGGAtcagtacacacacacatatacacaaatTAAGGCTCATACAGGAACTTGTTACACATACACTGTGAATGGAtgcaaagtattttttttttagtacaagTCCTTAtctgaagttgaagtttattgccacatagttacaaaacatgtataaacagcaaggatggtgggataaaagctgcgtataggcagcttgactggtcccacctcTCCGTACAATAACAGAAGCAACATGACAAGTATTCGCACTTGTTGCTGTAATAACATAGAAATACACAAAGCAAGGTGATAAACACCAGCAAGAAACACACattttcaagaaacacaaaagcaaggttgacattcataatattagttgaagcaatgcgtttttaggaacataatgtatgttttcatcgcatagtttatatttatttagtgTGGAGGGAAGACAGTAGGAAAGTGTTTGGTGCATTCTGGAAAACAGAATTTCTTGTTTAACTAATTTAGGCTCATCGCCATGCACAACAATATCTGTTGAAATATTTTGCACCAGAAAACAATAAGTATGTTCTGAAGTACACCAGCACACGCAGTTTCAAAGCCCAACTCGTGTGTGCCATCCCTGAATTCTGATTCATCACGATAACAGTTGTTGGTGACGTGAACATGAAGACATGTACACCACATTTCTTGCTAGCAGTACATCCTGGGCTTATCGAACCAATTCATGCAGTCAATTTGTCATTTTTCATGTCCGTTGTAAGATGGCTTTCTAGCAGCCCAGAATTCCATGCTTTTTTGTTATAGGGAGTTTTGGAATTGACTACTTAAGTCTTGCGTTCCCAATGTATGCACAAAAATCTTTCTTGGAAGTATTAGCGTGCTCAGTTaagtaccgtattttccggtgtataagacgcaccttttttcctagattttcgctggtgcgtcttatacaacggtgcgtcttatatacgcaaaaagtcacgtgattctgcgagaccaatttgtttatatttaatttatgagtacgataaacagagctcgagagcattcgtaaaaatatatctaattttgttgtaacaatgaagcggctgcgatcttagatgtcagctacttgctgttcaagcagcgcggcgaccacggagattacggccgcaataaaagccaccactgtcgcgtgccccattgtactgtttgaattgtttgttcttaatcgaagaattaaacccacagaactgaggcaataaataaaaaagagcaccacaacggtccattgtaacgttgtagcgcccacaatatcagttacaaaagcgaaagtaccactttattatcatcatcatcagttttcgTGTGAGACATCGCTGCAGTCtagcagtagtcgcagcttccggcttccggtcgccatttacgttttgtatgcgtgtgtaggtggtatccgacgatcgtgtgataaccgtgcggcgcgttcgttgtttatgtgttctcgccaagtctggtaatgccctaaaggtatggtagccaccatagtacaggcagtgccaacgatgtgcgtcaaggtgcttacaatgctgcgtaaaagttactcagaggctgacgacggcaacccagcgatgctgccaaccgaggcggaagaacttttgacagtgcgccggaggatgtggcttcaaatccagtagaataaatagtggttttctgcgccttaataaaactgctgcttacagatattcagtgccgtgcgtgactacgcatttcgcaatcaatgtACTCTGCGTGGGTCGTGTTTTATCATGTAgactgagttaaaaatagatgcgtcttatacaaaggtgcgtcttatatatcattttttctttcgaaagtcgtaaaaagtagggggtgcgtcttatacaaaggtgcgacttatacaccggaaaatacggtagatCACATCAACAAGAGAGAGTACATAGGACAAGCACATAACCCACTAGGGAATCAACAATTTTTGCTGAAGATATACTCTTGCCAGTCTTTCTGCTAGTTGCATGCATGTATGTTTCTATGCCTTCCATCCACTAAACATTTCCCTATGGTGTTTACATTGTAAGCAGAAACCTGAAGAGACATAGCCTTTGTTATTGCCCCTAATGAACTATTTTGTAATGACTAACAGCTTCCACACCTCGAACATTTTAGATAACGTTTTAAAACACTTAAGTTAAGCTTGATGCCTCCTCTTTGGCATGTGTTCAGAACTTGAAAACACAAATGTAATGCACTTACTGTAGAATCTTCGTAGACTTCATCAAACCTGTCTTGAGCATCTCCGACGACAGCGACAGGATCTTTGGACTAGATGCCCTCCTGACACAGAACTCTATGAGTTCACAGGCCGTACCTCCAATAAAAAGCAAGGTGCTGCGCAATACAAACATGTAAGAGAAGAATGCAAGGACAGGCACAGACTATACGTCCATTCTCTGCAGGACTACCTGCATGAAAAGAATATATTCATGTATCTGTAACAATGTGTATGCTGTGGCTATAAAGGCAGGTTTTTAAAGTAAAATTTAGAGAAAAGTATGTGAAAGCTAACTCAGCCTTTCTTTTGCATATAACTCAAAAGTGCTGCTTTCAAACATGTTGGCATACACGCGACGTTAAATTTCCTTGAGGTAGCACCATGGTAGCACACTATCCATACCTGTCTTCTCGCTGGCCTTAGGCTTAAAATTGGTAGCTTATATGGCTTATAGCCTGCGATTTTGAAAGCTATAAAGGCATAAAATATAGCTATGTGAGAGTGACCTGGTGTCACTGCTTTTCTAAATAAGAGGATAGCGTCCACAGCCTGCTGCATGTACACTCTGTGGTCGCTTCCTCTGCCACAACCTCAATTCCTTTGACAGCAAAACATTGCAATAATAATGTTGACAAATTGGAAAAATGGCTTATGTTAGCAATACTGAATTCTCATTGTACTGCATGTTTACAAAACATCAGATTGTGGCAGCCTCCATATGGCCAGAGCACTGTATTAACAGTTGCTGAAGTGTTTTCTAGCACAATTTAAAgatcctttgtgtgtgtgtgtgtgtgtgtgtgtgtgtgtgtgtgtgtgtgtgtgtgtgtgtgcaggagCTCGCACATGTATCTGTGCAACTCCTGGCATTAAAATCGTTCACATTTGCAGGTCAggagtggtgaaaaaaaaaatttttaacatttttttttgcaaggacACGGTATTGCAACTGTAGTAAATAATGTGTTAATTGAAATCCATGTTTTGCTGTAGAAATAAATAATGCAGTTTGTGCAAATGGGAAGTGACATCAATGTTCCCATGGGAATCAGAAGGGTACCACCCCTCCCTAACTGCAACCCTGCGCGTAGAGTTGCAGCTAGGATTGACAAGTTGTGTACCACTCTCCCGCTTCTAAGCTGTGCGCTTGTCAAACCTGCAAGTATGAACCTACTACCCTAGCCACACGCTCTATTTAGCCTTCGCAGCGTCTTATCAAACACATACGTGCACGTACTGTACCTTGAGAATCCTTGGCGCGCATGCAGCTAATCTGAGCGTAACCCAACGCAGTCTGAGAAAGCGTGCATGTTCTGCCGCGGCGCTGTTCTCGCCGAGCTGTTTCACCCAATCGCAGCTGGAGCTCCAGGCGAAAGAACTATGCTTCATAACTCAACGTTTACGGAACTCCTCAACTCCACTAATGTGCACGCGTGTCTGTATGTGGGTGTGTGTAAGAGGGAGTGGAAGAGAGCTGTCCAGCCGTCTATTGTGGTTTATGCTGAGCGGCTGCTGAATGATTGGTGATGAATGAACCTCGTAAAGATAACAAACGGCTTGGATTAACAGTACAAAAGATTTCTTGCGCGCACGCCGCCGCCACTGCGGCAGGGCACGTGTGTGGCTGCTTTACCTAGCTTGCTCGCAAGTCGAACAACTCTGCGCAAATGTGCAAGACGCATATGTTTTACGCACTGTTGCAAATTTATGCGGTAGAAGGTTGTGTAGTGcgggctaaagcccctccatgcgtttccgccagcggcagcagacgcgatggaggggctttagtgcgGGCATGAGTGTGGGTTTCGATTGTGCCAACGCAAACCCGCATTTAAATATGGCGCGCTTTTTACTCCGCGTGACTGTTTCTTTGTGTGGCCTCTGAAATTTCCCTATAACTCAACGTTTTATTGTTCCCGAGCACCTTATTGCGTTGCAAAAGCTTAGTTTCAGCTCAGAAAGCTTTGAAAAAATAGTATATGCAATGAGGCAACGCGTATCATTTGTCCATTTGCGGTACCCTTCACAGCTGATTAGGCATATATCTCTACCCAACCGGCGCATTTTGTAAAAACATGGAGGCTCACGTGGCTCAAACAGGTGACTTGTCCCAAATCCGCCGTTTCAAATATAAACCACGCCCGTTAAGTATTGGTCGCGAGCGTCTTTGTGAAGCTGAAGTAACGGGCTAAAAGAAAGGCTGACATTCACAACTCACAGTCTCCTCTCCTACAGGCACGCGGGGAAATTTCTAGCgcacgaaaccgaaacgaaacaATTCCTCGCGTGCGCTGGCGAGTCCGTTTCATGCTTTCACCTTGCTAGAGTGGCTAGAATGGTAACCTTCCCGCGTTTTCTTTACGCTCAGGGCATGAACAAAGCCGGTAACCTTACATAGAAAAAGAATGTTTTATCGCAACAACAGACAACTTCTCGATATCTGTTCAGTTGGCGTGATTCCGTCAGTCTAGCTAGTTTGCGTAGCGCGTGATCGTCATAGATGCCTTGTGATGTTCCTGTAGTATTCGTTTTGTTTTCTCTGTGTACTTCACTTCGAGTATTCTGCCCGTAGTTCGCGAGCTGTTTTGATCGCCACTATGCGTAACTTCTAACGCAGGCGACGGCGACCGCATACTGGCCGGCGTACGTCATGTCATCTTGGTACTCTCCGGCAAAGGCGGTGTCGGCAAAAGCACCGTCGCTGTGGAGTTGGCGATGACGCTGGTGTCAATGGGCAAGAAGGTATGGTACTACTGTGGCGCTCCGTGCGACATTTTGCAGGCGATCGTAATCTGAGCAGACTTGTTCAAAGATGAGCATGCCATTAAACGATCACAGAAATTCCAGTTCTCGACTGATTTGCTCTGACCTTACTGTAATGCTAGCCTCCTAATCACATTTGGTAGAGAAGCTGCCACAAGGCACTACAGTGAATAGTTTTTTGTGCTCTTTTTCTTCTGTTAATAAAGGTAAGTCACTGAGAGTTGTCATTAATTAGGGTCGTCACTGACTGCAGGTTGGCCTTTTGGATGTGGACCTCTGTGGACCCAGCATTCCAAAGATGCTCAATCTGGATGGGCACAGTATACACCAGTGCCCACAGGGGTATGAACCGTAGACCTTTCACGGAATGTTAACACGAAAGCCTCGGCAGCATGCCTTGAACATTTACAGTATGGATCACGCTTAAAGGGAGCACTTATGTAATTAGTATTCAGACCTATGCACACCCTGAGCCATACCAACCTCTTAAGAAATAAGTGCCTGATGTGGCTGAAGTGCCTGATTGATGAAAAATAATTGGTAAGGCCCTTGTTTCAAGAGTAAGCTGTGGTCATTCTCAAAATGTTAATTAGATGTTTCCTTTAACGGTGTACCATGCTGTAACTGTCTGTGAGACATTGCATACACGTTTTAATTAATTTTGTAGAGGCTTGACACAATGCGGAGGTGCCCGTATCAGCCATATGAACTTTCTGCTGCAGGTGGGTTCCAGTATACACAGATGCCAGTCAACGACTAGCAGTGATGTCCATTGGGTTTCTGCTGTCTGACAAGAATAACCCTATCATCTGGAGGGGGCCCAAGAAGCACGGTCAGTCACATCCAGTGACGTGTAACGAATATGCCGGAATATGTTTGCAGTAATTATAGAGGCCAGAGATTTAAAAATAAAAGTGAATTATAATGTAAATCTAACCCCAGTTATCACTCATTCCTCACTGATATAAAGAATTCGTTCTATAATtgtagttttattttttaaacaaCCATTTATGCAGTATAACCAAGGAACCATATTTTTGGATACCAGTTAATATCCGAGGTCGAGCTGTAGTGTTACATATTTATGCATATTTACAGTTTTGAGTTCGGGAATAATTCTTACAAAATATCCTTGTTTCACATAGCATTTAccgttaaaatttttttttcatcctgttGGAACCATTTAAGACCCTTCATCAATTTTCTTGGGTTCTGCAAAATTTCTAAAGTGCATAGTGTGGTTCAAAATAGTATATAATAAACTTTGTAGTTTAGTGGAAAAGAGCTTGCGTTTGTAGGTTCTTATGAGGTCTGACAAGCTTGAAGATCCATCATTGCTACAATTAAGACTTGCTGTCTACTGCGTTGCACTGCTAGCCATTTAAAATTTGCGCTTGTTTTCAGCGCTAGCCTGTATCTTTCAAAATTTCTCAAATCCTGTTTGCACTCCCCCCTCCCCAAAGTGTCACCCAAACCTAGCTGTGCCTAGCACATCTCGTCTCTGAGATATGAATTATAAGAAATTTTTtcaaaaaatggaaaaagagcctTTATTCTCGTGTGGCTTCTATAGAATTGAATGGGTGTGAAATGGTAGCAGTTCAGTTGAACTATGTGAACTTGCTATTGCGGAGTGagattttaaaaaagaaagcagttGCACCTTTGCCTTTCAGAAGCATCAGAATGACTCCGAGTTGTTTGTTGAGGACCATTGCTCACGAGCGCACATATCGTTTTCATCGCTTAAATATCATCCTCAATTCAAAGCGCTACCAAGTCATTGTTATCTTTGCAGCGTGTAGCTAACAGCGATGCATTTCAGTAATGGAAACCATCACAAGCCCTACATGTAAGACTGCTGATTCACGTTAGTTAAACGTGCTGATATCTTAGCACATTTACGCCAGGCAGCAAAAGCTTACAGGGCATGGGCTCCCCTGCAAATGTGAATTTTCACTCTGTTAGCGCGCAATGTTTCTAATCCATTGTGTGACTGTATAGCTCGCAAGggctactacaggctggaacactTGAATGAAGGCTATGTTCCCAGAAGAAGCGGGAATGTAGCTTCCTCGAAAATTTGAcatcccgtaaacttttgctgccgGGTGTACATTGTAAGAGAGAAGAAAGGTGATGATAATTTCCGGAACAGTGGTGTTAAAGGTGACACTAAAGCTGCGCTAACCTGATCATTGTGCTACAATGTTGCTTACTGCGCTAATTGGATATTCCTACTGATAATAAACAGTGCAAAAAGAAGCATGGGGTCGAAAAGCagacacacgcatatatatataatgcgtTCATGTCAATAAAATAATCAGTTGGAAGTCGTTGCTTGTTCTTTATGTCCGCTTTTCATGCTCACAAtttcttcgcgctgtttattatcaCTCTGTTGTCGCGTTTCGTGGCACCAGTCAGTTGAACGCGTCCACGTACGCAGCCATGATCCGGCAGTTCCTGGCCGACGTCTGCTGGGGTGAGCTGGACTACCTGGTGGTCGACACGCCTCCAGGAACGTCAGATGAGCACATGTCAACAGTCGAGGTGTTACGTGGACTAAACCCCGATGGTGCCATCCTTGTCACGACACCACAGGTGAACACTGTTACACAGCATACGCGTTTGTGTCCGTGTTCTTGCAGCATTATATGTGATGCTGTTGGGACGTATCAAGCTATCAAAAGATATATGTACCTTGTGTCCAAATAATGACAATAATACCAATGGGTTGCATGTGTActactgatttttttttattgcctagCTAGATGTTTGTGTACTCCTTCATACATGTTTAATACATTTTGTTATATATACATGCAATAGATATTATTATGCGAATGTAATCTTTACGTTTTGTTTGAAATTGTGTTATTGATATCAATGTGTAATGTGCAATATGAATATGAATACGCATTGTAATGTGTAACAGTTACTTAGTGTCACATCCTATCTACATGTTTTAGCacgatagctttaaagagctcgtttcgcaggagtTCTGGTGTCACCAGCCacagtggtctggtggttatggtgctcgagtgctgacccgcaggtcgcgggatcgaatcccggctgcagcggctgcattttcggtggaggcgaaaatacttgaggcttgtgtgcttagatctaggtgcacgttaaagaaccccaggtggtcgaaatttccagagccctccactacggcatctctcataatcatattgtgtttttggggcgttaaaccccaacaattattcatAACCCTATGAAGGTTgatttttttcgcgaaatccagtccaaaaatgtgtaattttttttattgctgaaataaattcttcagacgattctatttaagaaaaaattgtctaaaattttcttTCACGAccttaaagtgacaaaaaaaaaaaccatttttgttgttacatacacatggtttattcgtagtaagatcaagcaaaatcctaaaaaaaatttaagagcttttgataaataaaaattatgcattgtattaaacatagctcacagacatacaaaaataagggAATAGTCCGCATCAGAAGAATcactgctcgactca comes from Rhipicephalus sanguineus isolate Rsan-2018 chromosome 7, BIME_Rsan_1.4, whole genome shotgun sequence and encodes:
- the LOC119399713 gene encoding cytosolic Fe-S cluster assembly factor NUBP2 homolog isoform X1, whose protein sequence is MEAHVAQTGDGDRILAGVRHVILVLSGKGGVGKSTVAVELAMTLVSMGKKVGLLDVDLCGPSIPKMLNLDGHSIHQCPQGWVPVYTDASQRLAVMSIGFLLSDKNNPIIWRGPKKHAMIRQFLADVCWGELDYLVVDTPPGTSDEHMSTVEVLRGLNPDGAILVTTPQALSVADVLREVTFCRKTGLPVLGIVENMSGFVCPNCAECSNIFSSGGGEELAKMVNVPFLGRIPLEPRLAECMEHGTNFMDKFADSSTAVAFKEVVLKVAS
- the LOC119399713 gene encoding cytosolic Fe-S cluster assembly factor NUBP2 homolog isoform X2, with protein sequence MTLVSMGKKVGLLDVDLCGPSIPKMLNLDGHSIHQCPQGWVPVYTDASQRLAVMSIGFLLSDKNNPIIWRGPKKHAMIRQFLADVCWGELDYLVVDTPPGTSDEHMSTVEVLRGLNPDGAILVTTPQALSVADVLREVTFCRKTGLPVLGIVENMSGFVCPNCAECSNIFSSGGGEELAKMVNVPFLGRIPLEPRLAECMEHGTNFMDKFADSSTAVAFKEVVLKVAS